The following is a genomic window from Acidimicrobium ferrooxidans DSM 10331.
GCGGATCATCGGTCCTCCCGTAGTATCACGACAATTATGTGATGCTTCAGGTTGTCAACCCTGATGATGACAGTATATACCCCATGGGGTACTGAGGCGACCAGTCCGGCCCACGTCATGTGTGCGATCGATCGACGCCCACGACGCAACCAGCCGGGACCACGGTCCCGGCTGGTTGGAGGTACGCGTTGTGGGGTGAGGTCTGGTGCTACGGCAGCTGCGCGAGGGCGCGCTCCTCCTTGAAGAGGAAGTAGCGCTCGAGGAACCGCTTCGTGATGTCGTAGAAGGGGTTCGGGAGCATGAACTCGACCTGCCGCGGCTTGAAGAACTTGTTGGCGTACATGATCACTTCTTTGTGCCCCGCGTCCAGTACGCACACGCCCGGGATGTCGCGGAAGGGTCGCTGCTCGAGGTCCGTCCGTCCGGTCGCCAAGCGGCCGACGTTCTTGCCGACGAGCTTGCCCTCGATGTCGGCCGGGAAGCCCGTCTTCGGGATGCCGAGCGGCACCTGACTGGTGAAGGGCTTCTCCACGTCGATCGCCACGCCCGCAGAAAAGATGTTCGGGTAGTCGGGGTGCTGGAATGCGCCGTTGACCGGGATGAAACCCGCTGCGTTCCCGATGCCCGCACCCGAGTTCAAGATCACGTCCTGTCCGCTGAAGGCCGGCATGATCATGGTGAACTTCGAGGGGAGCTGGGTCCCGTCGGCGAGGGTGACGCCCTCGTCGCTCACGGATGCGATCGCCGTGTTCTCGTAGAGCCGGATGCCCTGGCGATGGAGCAGGCCCTTCAGGAGCCGCTCGCCGCCTCGGATGCCATCCATGCCGAAATGACCCGCGTAGGGTTCAGGTGTGACCCAGGTCACGTCGACGCGGTCGCGAACGCCGTGGACGCGCAGGTAGTAGTCCAAGTTGAAGAGGAACTCGTAGGCGGCTCCGATGCAGCTGGCACCAGGAGCGGCACCGACGACGACCGGGCCCGGATCGGCGACGAGCCGATCGAAGTCTTCACGCGTCTGCATGATGAGCTCGGGGTCGTGGACGGCGTGGTTGAAGCCGAGCTTCGGGTCGGACCCTTCGAGCTTCGAGTAGTCGAACTTCGGGCCCGTCGCGATCACGAGGTAGTCGTAGGGCTCCTCGCCACGAGTGGTGCTCACCACCTGGCGCTCGGGGTCGATGTGGGTCGCCTCGGCCTGGCTGAAGGCGACGTCGCGCTTGGCGAGGATCTTGGGAACCGGCCGGGTGATCTGCGACACCTCACGCTCACGGAAGGGAACCCAGATCATCGAGGGGACGTACAAGAAGTAGTCGGTCTTCGAGACCACCTTGACCTCGACGTCGCGGCCGCGGGTATGTCGCTTGGCCTCGAGGGCCGACGTCAGACCGGCGAAGTTGCCACCGAGAACGAGTACTCGCTCCACTGCGAACCTCCTTTGCGCACTGAGTCAGTATGGGCGCGCTGGAGCGCCCCCGACCAGGGAAGAGGTGCCCGTCCTTGAGGGACCTTCGTCCCGAACGGACGTCGAGGTGCCGGTAGGATGGGGGTGTGGCGAGCGTCTATGAGCTGGATCGTGCGGCGGTGCGTGCGCTCGTTCCCTGGCCGGACTGGCGTATCGAGCAGCTGTTTCACGGGCTCTACCACGAGGGGCAGCGACTCGAGGCGATCTCGACGCTGCCGGCTCGGATGCGAGCCGAGCTCGCGAGCCACCTCGATCCGGGCCTCACTGAGCGTCGGCGTGAGCACGCCGACGACGGTGAGACGGTCAAGTTCGCGCTGGAGGCTGCCGACGGGGCGCTCGTCGAGACGGTCGTCATGCAGTCGGCGCGTCGCATCAGCGTGTGCGTCTCGAGTCAGGCCGGTT
Proteins encoded in this region:
- a CDS encoding NAD(P)/FAD-dependent oxidoreductase; the encoded protein is MERVLVLGGNFAGLTSALEAKRHTRGRDVEVKVVSKTDYFLYVPSMIWVPFREREVSQITRPVPKILAKRDVAFSQAEATHIDPERQVVSTTRGEEPYDYLVIATGPKFDYSKLEGSDPKLGFNHAVHDPELIMQTREDFDRLVADPGPVVVGAAPGASCIGAAYEFLFNLDYYLRVHGVRDRVDVTWVTPEPYAGHFGMDGIRGGERLLKGLLHRQGIRLYENTAIASVSDEGVTLADGTQLPSKFTMIMPAFSGQDVILNSGAGIGNAAGFIPVNGAFQHPDYPNIFSAGVAIDVEKPFTSQVPLGIPKTGFPADIEGKLVGKNVGRLATGRTDLEQRPFRDIPGVCVLDAGHKEVIMYANKFFKPRQVEFMLPNPFYDITKRFLERYFLFKEERALAQLP